One genomic window of Lytechinus variegatus isolate NC3 chromosome 1, Lvar_3.0, whole genome shotgun sequence includes the following:
- the LOC121417336 gene encoding matrilysin-like — protein sequence MRRLCVILLGCYLAATFSVAAPRIETQQQIWEFMEKYGYITRDDMVNGMPKDEETKTKSIIYFQKMGNMTMTGVLDEDSMNLMNTPRCGMKDMESFADMMRRKRYALGPRWDRTDLTWNIIRDSQDLPRAQVESIMERAFTAWSDVSSLTFRKVSSSEPDIKILFAAGEHGDGFDGRFDGPSGVLAHAYFPSLNPIGGDAHFDEDETYTDGTFSGTNLFQVAAHEFGHSLGLRHSDVEDALMYPYYRGYQPNFQLHSDDINGIQAHYGEGNGKPEERDTPSTPLDNCMPRVTLSTQTADGSAYFANETHVFRRTGNTIPAGYPMRIVDEFPGLPSNLDAALFYSPYTYFFKGSEYWRFRDRQMAGTYPRPMSDWGGLPNDVDAAFVWSRNGRIYFTKGDQYYAYYPGYGVSSYYPQPLSHWRGLPSDGVDAAFQYSNGYTYFFKGSNYYRFNDGTVQVDTGYPLNTAVQWLGCNPNELVGPTSETEGDATAIIPSLFVILLSTLIGICTF from the exons GAATTCATGGAGAAGTATGGTTATATCACGCGAGATGATATGGTAAATGGAATGCCAAAAGACGAAGAAACCAAGACTAAGTCTATTATATATTTCCAGAAGATGGGAAATATGACGATGACAG GTGTCCTTGACGAGGATTCGATGAACCTTATGAACACCCCACGCTGTGGAATGAAAGACATGGAATCGTTCGCCGACATGATGCGAAGAAAACGATATGCCTTGGGGCCGAGATGGGATAGGACTGATTTAACTTGGAACATCATCAGAGATAGCCAGGATTTACCTCGAGCACAGGTCGAAAGCATCATGGAACGAGCCTTCACG GCTTGGAGTGATGTCTCATCTCTTACGTTTCGGAAAGTGTCTTCGAGCGAACCTGATATCAAGATCCTCTTTGCTGCTGGTGAGCATGGTGATGGGTTTGATGGTAGGTTCGATGGGCCGAGTGGTGTCCTCGCACACGCCTACTTTCCATCTTTAAACCCAATTGGAGGCGATGCTCATTTTGATGAAGACGAGACCTACACAGATGGCACATTTTCTG GTACCAATCTATTCCAAGTGGCAGCTCACGAGTTTGGTCATAGTCTTGGTCTCAGACACTCTGATGTCGAGGATGCCCTTATGTATCCATACTATAGGGGATATCAACCAAACTTTCAGCTTCATTCCGATGACATTAATGGTATTCAAGCTCACTACG GGGAAGGAAACGGGAAACCAGAGGAGAGAGACACGCCCTCTACGCCCTTGGATAACTGCATGCCTCGAGTTACTTTGTCCACGCAAACAGCTGATGGCAGTGCCTACTTTGCAAATG AAACACACGTATTCCGCCGAACCGGTAACACAATTCCTGCCGGTTATCCGATGAGGATCGTAGATGAATTCCCGGGTCTTCCAAGTAACCTTGATGCTGCATTATTTTATTCTCCATACACGTATTTTTTCAAG GGAAGTGAATATTGGCGGTTTAGAGACCGGCAAATGGCAGGTACTTATCCGAGACCAATGTCCGACTGGGGAGGTCTGCCCAACGATGTTGATGCTGCTTTTGTATGGAGCCGCAATGGAAGAATATACTTTACTAAAG GAGATCAATATTATGCGTACTACCCGGGTTACGGAGTTAGTTCTTACTACCCTCAACCTTTAAGTCATTGGAGGGGCCTGCCCAGTGATGGCGTCGATGCGGCATTCCAATATAGCAACGGATATACCTACTTCTTCAAAGGATCCAATTATTACCGGTTTAATGATGGTACCGTCCAGGTGGATACCGGGTATCCGCTTAACACCGCTGTCCAATGGCTGGGATGTAATCCGAATGAGCTTGTCGGTCCAACCTCCGAAACGGAAGGCGATGCGACTGCAATTATTCCTTCATTGTTTGTTATACTTTTGTCTACTCTTATCGGTATATGTACTTTTTAA